TGAAGAGTGTGGGGTCTGCAGTCGGACTcctgggctcagagcccagcccagctacttactagctctgtgaacACAGGCACATTACTTtgtcactgaaataaaatgcacaacctgaaagttgagaacTCTGTTTTATTTGGCGGTCTTTCTGGGGATTCAGGCCTGAGGACTCGAGCCCGGGAGGCAATCTCTCCGATCGCTCTAAGTGGATGTTTCAGAGGCACGAgagaagccaggatatacaggagtttttgcaaccaAGACCAGCTAATCAGAACATCAAGGGATTACTGttgattaaagaaaaccagacatctcaagtgaAGGAATTCAGTGATTTTCTacgtatgggaaggtgcaaaggtctgggctcactgaatcATTCCTCTGACCTGCACCTAGACACTTAGGGCCTGTGCcctgttcttccacatcctgagtgccctcagtgggcagggctgggggaggcagcagaggccgggctgcctgcttgtctgcaccGAGTTCCCCCTACTCACTGCTGGGGGCGGTggtagcggctgatgacttgatgggcacagcatcctttgtttactgatatggctgcaacatttttttttcattcacaactTAATCCTTTATGCTCCAGtgtccctgtctgtaaaatggggacgaCAGTGGTCCCTACTTCAGAGAGCCAGTGTGAGGATTAAACGACGTATGACATGCAAAGCCCTCAGAAGACTGCCTGGTGCACATTTAGCCCTCAGTAAATGCCAACTACTGTTGCAGTGTCCTCATCAACGTTACTGTCATGCGGATCATTATTCTGGGTGGCCAAATAACCAGCGTCCACGACAATGTTTATATGTGCGCACGTACATACACTGAGATGCATGTGAAGAAACGAGGGTGTGCGTAgctctttaaaggaaaaatgacatgaaaatgaCTTCCTTGATTCATGAGATCTTTACCCTTTGGCCCTAGCTTATGATCCACTCACGAGTGATGACAGGCCGTGACAGCCAAACCTGTGAGTGCGCAAGGCCCCCGGGGTCCCCAGCCGAAGGTTTCTGCTGGCAGTGCTGGCTGTGGTGACCCGGGAGGAGCCCAGAGCTCACTGGgctttccaaaacttttttagaGCAAAACCTGTTTGCAAGTCATATTTTCTGTGAAAGCACATTATGTAACATAGACATAGTGATATTCTCTTAGTGAAAACTTGTAAGTTCAAATGTTGCCTTGTTAGGAAGGTGATCATTGAGGACAACGGAGCTCTCCTGGCAACAAGACCTTTCGAGTGAGGATAAAGATGACAGAGACTGTCTTACACAGGCTTCAAACTccacaaaatttaaattaatagctGCTCCAGAGAACCCAGCTTCCAGAGAAGACAGTTTGAAATCACTCCTAAATGCTGGCATATTCAGGGTGAAGTGTCTGTGCTTCTCCATTCCTGGAAGTTTCTGCCAGAAGAATAAATGCgtgtgcgcacacgcacacacacaatacacacacacatactgtgtatgtgtatagtgCGCAAATGTAACAAGATGCTGATAACTGGCAAACACGGGTGAAGAGCCTATGAGTGTTCACTTCTCAATTCCTTCAGCTTTTCATAGATTTGACACTTTTCACAGTAACTAATAAAAACACACTGCTAGGATAGGTAAAATGACTGTAACAGCCTACTCCCTGAAGACAGCCCCCAGCTCACCACTGCAACCACAGGGCCCTTGCACATGCTGGGCAGCCCAGAAAAGAGCTTTGAGGATACACTGGGACAAGTCTCCTTTAGACAGGACTAGCTCACACACTGATCCTGGTACCTGGGAGCTGCAGGATCTCGAGTGAGCTgcctggcttctctgagcctccacttctCCACCTAACTGATGATGAGGACAGCAGAGATGAAGCCGGATAGTAAAAGCTACAGCTGCCTTTCAGGATTAGATCACATATGTGAGACCCGTGTCTCTGCTGCTGTTACTGTTACTACCCTCGATTCAACCAAAAGGTTTGCAATACTGTGAGCATTTCCAGCGCCCACGCCAGAGACCTGCCACTGTTAGAGAAAGGTGACCAAAGTCATCACCGGGCTGGTTGGCAGTGACAGTCCCATAAaaggttggggtggggacaggaatcAGGCTGGGAAGGCGACCACTTCTAACAGGACAGGCCCTTCTGAGACACCTGGATAAAAGGTGACAGTGGCTTAGCATCTAACCCACCAGGAAGGCCAGACAAAGGAGGGGCaccaggaggaaggaggcccaAAGTGTCTGAGGATATGAGGGGCACGTTACCCCCAGAGATGCTACAAACTGAGAGGAGCCGGTTCCGAAAGGTCCAAATAAATTAGGATTGTTAATCCCGTGAGGCTGACAGACAGCAAGGAAGCAGTTACACAATCCAGCTCAGCCTTGACTGCACACTGGAGGCCCCAGCCTTGGGAGTCAGAGAGAGATGGAATCCCATCAGTTTGATGCTAgggctgtggccttgggcaagcccTGAGACCCTCTGAGCCCCCACTGCTCCTCATCTGTGGAAGGCACGTGATCGTGGACGCCCTGCAGGGGCGCAGAGATGGAGGCTGCGACACACCCCACCCCCGCATCTGTGGTTCATGATGTGATGATCCCCTACACGTAACGCCCGTGACctgaggggaagggcagggtgggtggTAGTTAAAGTTCCCccgggtttgaatcccagctctgctgctcactcATCATGTGACCACAGTGACCCTGAGCAGGTAAACCACCGCCCTCCCTGCACGCGCCAGACCACAGCTTCCTCATCCACAAAGTGGGGACATGCGAACATCTACCCCACCCTGGGGAGGCCACTGTGGGGGTTCCACCCACGGACGCAGGGGAAGTACTCAGAACAGAGTCTGGGAGGTGGAGAACGAGAGGTGAAGTGAGCGATTTATTGTGCCTCCTCTGCGGTGTCTGATGGCTGTGAAGATGCCCGGCTGCCAGCTCTGGGCACAGTGTGCCACTCACCGGAGCAGGCAGGAGAGCGTCGCTGGAAGAGGATGGGAGAACTTAGGGCCCCGAGGATTACAACCGACACAGAAGACAGTGCAGCGTGGAGCCCAGGGCAGTGGCCAGAGACCCCTCCCCTCGCTCTGGGACCCCCATGACTTCTAAAGCCAGCTACCACCAGCTGGCCGGGACCTTGGCCCCCCAGCCAGCCTTAAAAGCCAAGCTGCCGCCCTGTCTTTGTGGTCAGCTCGAGTCTGGGACGCGGAGTCTAGGGAGCAGCCTCCAGCGAGGCCGGCGCTGGCTTCCCGGGCTCCTCTCCCAGATCCACGATCCGGACGGCGTTTTCCTTCTTGGAAAGCCAGAAGGCGGGGTAGACGGGCTCGGAAAACTTACAGTCAAACCTGTGGACCAGCGTCATGGCGTCGGGCTCCACGCCGTAAAAGGAGAGGACCCCTCCCAGGAAGTCCACGTAGACCCCCAGCCTCCGGAAAGGGCTGGCCTTGAGTGGGGTCTCCGTGTCgctgtgccaggccctgaacTCCTTCCCGTCCCAGTGGAGGCTCCAGGAGAAGTTGTTTCCAGAAATGCAGCTGTTGCGCTCCTCGCCCTTGCGGTCGATGCCCTTGTAGGTGAGGCCCACGTAGATGCCGGCCCCGGAGAGCTCCAGCTCGAAGTAGTACCTGTGCAGGTACAGGCTGTGCTGGGACAGCACCTGCCGCCAGTGCGAGAACCTGCTGGGGAGGTCCGGGTAGGGGTGCTCCCAGGGCGTGGTGTTGGTCACCTTGCGGTTGTCCTCCTGCAGCCGGAGGTACCTGTGCGCCGTGTTGGGGTCGAAGGCGACGTCACAGGCATCTGAGGGGATACGGAAGGTCAGGGACCGACAGCCAGCTCGGACTGAGCCCTTCGAAGCCGGCCGGCCTCCAGAGCCCGCAAACACATCCATCTCCTGGTCCCCGTCTACCCAGCCGCGGTCCCCGCCCCGGACAAGAGGTGagtgaaaaccagaaaacagaaCACAAGTGTGATGTTGTGATTGACAATGAGAAACATGTATCTGGTCTCTGTGGCCCGTTCCCAGCACAGAGCACCTTGTAATTCATTCCTGAGTGACAAGACCCCTGGGAGCATCTAATAATTGGTCTTTGACCTCAGTTCCTGACACggagctcctgaaacccttgcCATTTCCTGGGTCATaaaagtgtcttttgttctacTGAGGCAACTCCAGGCCGGCTCCTGGAGGGGctggctggtcaccagaaagaccaagtcaTGACCAGAAACTTGGGTCCCCCAGTCCTAACACTTACTCTCTTGAGAAGGGAAAAGGGCTGGGACTGGAGTTAATGACCACTGGCGCCTGCATGAGGAAGTCTCCATAAAACCCCAACAGCAGGgctttggagagcttccaggtgggCCCTGGGGATTTCTGACTTCAGCCAAGTCGGGCAGAAGGTGTGGGTCACCTGGGGACCTACTGCTTGGGACTGGCatctggcgggggggggggtctagTAGGGTCCATGTCCAGGGAGACGGTGTCAGAACTGAGCTCGACTGTAGGACGCCCAGCTGGTGGAGAACTGCTTGGCGTGGGGCAGACTCCACCACACACAGTCCCTCCCCTCAAACAGTCCCCTTGACATACTCTCTTCCTGGTCCCAGAGGACATTAGCACCCCCGTGCACCCAGCTGCTCAAGCCACCCCCGAAGTCAGTTTTGACATTTCTTTTGTCCTAATCCTCCCTCACTTGGTCCCTCCCTGCCACATACACAAGCAGCTGAGCCCTGGCTCCCACCCACTCAGCAGACCGCTTCACCCCCATCCAAGCCGCCGCCAAGTCCCGCCCAGCCAGCACAGCAGCTCCGTCTCCTGCACCCCGCACCTTCTCCCTGGCGGAGCAGGGTGCTGTGGGCTAAATCATGTCACCCGGCCTACATGTCGCCTCTGATGGTGCCCCTGCCCTTGGGATAAAGCAGTGACCCCCCACCTTGGCCTGCACAGCCCTGGGGACTGGCCCTTGCCTGCATCTCCAGCCTcgtctcctgccctctcccctttgaCCTCCACGCTCCAGCCCCCTGACCTCAGACCCACCCAACCCTGAACCGGCTCCGGAGTTTGGCACAGACCCTTCCCTCCATGATGGGGCCATCACCCCAACCGAGTCTGAGAGATCCCGACTGATCCGTTCAGGTTGCTGCTGCGAGTCTCTCCTCAGAGGCCCCCACCCCGTCACTGCGTCGCGGAGCACCCCACCCTCTAAACTGCGTGGTACTCGTCACGATGTGTAATTACTTATTTGTGTGTTTCACATGTGTCCTCCTTCTACTCTGTAAGCTCCGTGTTCTATCCAGGACTCTACCCTGGGCTTCTAGCTCCGAGAAGATGCTCAGTGAACACTGGCCCAGTGAGTCAGCACGAGAATACTCTCACGTCTAAGGGGACCCGGGACTCCTTGCAGAGTAGGTGATGCCATGCCCTGGGTCGAGAAAACCAGAATGAGCCGGGGACAGTCCGTTAGTGCCAGAACGCCGTGATACTTTGAAGAACGCCAAGGGAGGAATGTCAGCGCTCAGAGGACAAAGAGGCCGGCTGACAAGTGGCTCCCCACTGGTCACATTGACAATTTGATGGAACTTGGACCCGTGAAACACTCTGAGTCCAAAAGAGGCTAAAAGTCCATAGTAATACTCAAAGAGGAAAAGTTACCATCGTGTGTGGAAAAAGgctgtgtttcatttttattttaatgttaagaaTAAGGGGTGTCTAGCTCCTCGTGTTAACTCTATCTGTTTGCGAAACATAGATGTGCGTCTGTCAGGAAGCAGGAAAggataaatgattttaaaaactatggaGAAGCCCAGAGGTCCTGGGGAAAATGCGGAGCTGTGGCAAGAATAGGAAGTGGCCATCACATCGTAACCGGAGCAGAGGGGGTTCAGGGGTCAGCCCGTCAGCGGTCACCCCCCGAAAACAAGCAGAAGCAGGGCTCAACGGCACGTGCCGAAGAGACAAAGTAGCCACGTGGCCCAAAAATGGCCTTGGCCGCAGAGACGCCATCCTTCCACGAGGAACTGAACCTCCCGCCTTGTTAACCATAACGAAGTGCTGATTAGAAACACAGCCTTTTGTAAAATGCTAACAGACCGGGACAAGCCCACACAATGACAGGACAATGGGCTGGGCGATTCTGGCCACTTCAGACTTACAAGGGAGCCATTTGGTAACTAGCCAGGATCTTCAAAAGGGCCAAGACAGACAAAGGGACTGGACCCAGACTGGAGGAGGCCAAGGAGACAAGGAAACATCTCTGACCCTGGATCGGACTTCCGgccagaaaaaggacattagtaaGAGCACGTGGTGAAACCTGACTCAATTCCACGGGTGGGGGACACCCCTGCAGCAGTGCTATTCACTTCCTGGTTTGGGGCCACACCTTGTAGTTACGTAAAGTGCCAACGTTTGGAGACGCTGGGTGGAAGGTGTATGGGAGCTCTTGGTGCTGCTTTGGCAGTGGTTTTGTAAGTTTGAAACTGTCTCAAGGTAAAAAGTTCAAAATCTGTTTAAATTAGTGTTGTCTTAGTGTGCCACTTAAGGCTGGACCTGAGGCTGCAAGAGCCCGCAGGCTACGTGAGGGGGCGTGCCGGCTTCCGAAGCGTCACTCGGAccgccaggctggggaggggctgctcaCAACTTACACTGCAGGAACTGCTGTCTGGTGCGGGGCTCGGGCTTCGAGGTCCGATGTCTGTGCTCAGTGACGGCCAACACCTGAGTCCTGATGTCGTACTCCTCTAGAAAATCAAGAGCTGTGAGTGCACACCTGTCCAGGTGGGCAGGGGACTCGAAGAAGcagggccccccccccaccactctTCCCTGGGCTTCCAGTGGGAAGACAGGGCTGGAGACCAGTCGCGTCTCAGAGGACCCTGCTCAGTGGCCCATGAAGTAAGACGCGCTGAGGAAAGGTGCCAGCCTGACCTGGACTTCACTTGAAAGGACAGGCATTAGCAACCTCAGAAACTAGTCCTGGAGATGCCGGCCAATCGCATGATGTGACTACATCATGTTCTCCGGGTCTCCATggtaaaataaaatcatcaaggTAAGTGTCCATTAGCACCACAGTCTAGTGGAAGGATGGCTTTGAAGATGAGGCCCCCCTGCCCCAATTCTGCCCTGCCCCGACTCTCTCACTTCCCCCGTGGACCGCTCAGAGACACCACAGAGCACGGCTCCTCACCCTCCCTGGAGCTCTCCTGGAGCTTCTCCTTGTAGCTCTGCAGCAGCTGGATCAAGTGCGCGGTGGAGTCCATGATGACCTTGCGCATGCCGGAGAGCTTGTCCTTGAGTCCAATGTAAACACTCGGGAAGGCGCAGTCCTCCACGTTCTTGAACTTGCAGTACTCCTGCGGGGAAGGAAACACAACAGCACTTGCCCTGGCGTCTGCGTTCCTTAATCCAGGCAGCCCTCCTCAATATTAACCTcccgcatctgtaaaatgggctcatGGTAACATGCACTTCACAAAGAGAGTGCAGGTTATGTGTCCAGTTCAGCATCTGACAACATAGGaagcatttattgtttttttaaactgggaaagcgggcttttaaaaatcaggagactttgctgtacgcctgaaactaacattgtaaatcaactacgcttcaattaaaaataagaatgaaaaaatatcagACAAGCCCCAAaagtaaatagatagatagatagatagatagatagatagataaatgaataaataaataataaataaatacataaataaataaaatcaagggaTACTAGACACCCAAGAACAGCTGCAACACACAACCCAGACAGGGAACCAAAGAACAAAATGCTATGCCAACAGCCCAGATGCAGGGAGCAGTCCTGCAACGTTCAttccttcagtactttttttGCAATAACTTAAACACAAGCCACGATTGGGATGGAGGAGCTGGTGCAGCACTTGGAAGATCACAGACAAATCCTCAGACAAGAAAGTTTGCTGCCTTTTTCTTCCCGGCTCAATCTGATACAGAGTTTTCCCTAATTCTTATTCTGTGCTTTGGAGTTTGAAATGCTTTTTCACATTAAGCCGTTTATGCTTCAAAACTCGGCAGTGATCAGGATAGTCTGCTTTCAGATGTAACATGTTATCAAAATTCAAAGGCAACTGAAGCACTGAATTGCAGACTGGATACAGCAGAAAAAGTGATGGAAACAGTTGTACCAAAATGGTTAGATTAATGGAAGAAAAAGTCCAAGGCAGAGAcgtgacagaaaaataaacattttaaggcTGTATATAGATTTAGCACCGTATACGATAAAAGTAACACTTTAAATTACTGGCGGACAATACATGTTGTCATTTCCAATGGCTGCGAATCGGGGCAAAAAGAAGTTATGTTTAACTAAACTAAGTTATCCTGcactaaaatatgtttttgttagAGTTTTTATGTTAAagttacaaaagaggaaaaaataaggagACATTATTTATATACTCTTTGGGGAAACGCATGACATAGTTCCTTTGCTTTGATATTGAAAGCTGAAGGATC
The sequence above is a segment of the Camelus ferus isolate YT-003-E chromosome 16, BCGSAC_Cfer_1.0, whole genome shotgun sequence genome. Coding sequences within it:
- the TRIM16 gene encoding tripartite motif-containing protein 16; its protein translation is MAELDLMAPGPLPGVPAHPLTTLSPDSGSASPGEGEDMGPPGTPPEGTVSAWPGRPGVEAEEEVLCDFCLGASRVRAVKSCLTCMVNYCPEHLRPHQENSRLHGHQLTEPVKDQDLRVCLAHRRPLVAFCCPDGQCICQECGQGEHRGHAAVSLDAARRDKEVELRGTQLDLERKLQLNENAIARLQANHKSVLVSVSEVKAVAEEQFGELLAAMRKAQGDVMLFLEEKEQVALGQANGIKTHLEHRSAEMERTRQELERISAIGNTVLFLEEYCKFKNVEDCAFPSVYIGLKDKLSGMRKVIMDSTAHLIQLLQSYKEKLQESSREEEYDIRTQVLAVTEHRHRTSKPEPRTRQQFLQYACDVAFDPNTAHRYLRLQEDNRKVTNTTPWEHPYPDLPSRFSHWRQVLSQHSLYLHRYYFELELSGAGIYVGLTYKGIDRKGEERNSCISGNNFSWSLHWDGKEFRAWHSDTETPLKASPFRRLGVYVDFLGGVLSFYGVEPDAMTLVHRFDCKFSEPVYPAFWLSKKENAVRIVDLGEEPGKPAPASLEAAP